The window TTTTGGGCCAGCATATTTCCAGATTAGAAGAGGATATTCGTCCATCACAAGGCAATATTGTCTACATAATAGGGATCTGATGCAGCTCAAGGAGGAGAAAAGTTCACATGTTACTGTTTATGTGACACTGTTCACGTGTTATTGTTCACATGAATGGTGGTCGCGGTACTGTTCTTGCTTCAGCTGTGGCTCAGGTGTTGGTTATAATGAAGCCCACTCGTCCAGCTTTGTTCTGCCAGACCAGCAGTATTTTAAAGAAGATATTTGACAGCTTGCATGAAAAGAACTGTCAGAggtttttcagatttggtggggaCCCATTCTGAGAACTGAGTGGAGGTTATTTTTATGGAAGAGGTCACTGGCTTGCGTGGGTCTCTTTTAAAGAAGACTTGGAAGATTTTTCCTAGATATCTGTTTCTATTTTGAGATTAATCAGTTTATATTTTCTGTAACTAGAATTAGAAGGTAATTTAGGTCTTCTAAATTTTATAGATGATATTTTTGTAGCAATTTTTTCTCCACGCAAGAGGGGGATTTTGAaagtttattaataaaaaaaaagggccttGACAGTCCCCACAAATTTAGagtttgaaaagagagaaagctAAGTTTCTTTGCTGTGAGAGACAATTCCTTTGAGAGGAAGGTACAGTGAGGCAGTGGCTGGGAGACCCTATTTCCCTTTCCTATCCTTGTTCTTCCGATCCTTTTCTCTTTAAGTTGCTATTCTGACCAGCGAAGGATCAACAGTCATCTATCATTGTCACAGGCCATTAACGGGTATCATCAGTCATTGTTTTGGATGCTTCATCAACTGAATGCTCCTATGCCTCAATATTCCAATATGTTTTTGAGTTTTCCAGTATGCAATAGAGTACAATCACCATACGAGAACCTTCCTCCGAGTGTAACATCAGCCCCATCTAATGGTTTGATTTACAGTTATTAATTCTATTTTGATTAACAGTAATTAATTCTGTATTCTGTCCCTATGTTCTGTGTTAGTTCACTGCAATCCTGATTTTCTGTAGGAGTGTTAGTGTTGTTCTCTTGCAGCCTAGCTTCCCCTACATTAGGATCAACCAGCTTTCTTTTTAGGAAGTGATTTGCCATACCGACCAACCTTATTTGAAGAGAGATGCCTAGAATTGACTTCTCTGCCAAAGATTAGACGTTGTACAGCCTGTCTAAGAGAAGATATTCATCAGATTTTGGCGGGGCCCATGGCCATTGCGTGGAGAAGGCTTTGGAGGGTTATGACAGCTAGCAATCCTCCTATAATTTAAGGAATCGTAGTATCTTGCATAGGGGTTTAATAGCAATAAAAGATTTTCTACTGTTAAGTCTCCTTGTTTTCAAACTAATTAGTTGGGATTGGATTTACTTTGTAAAAAAATTTTAGATTGCTATAACCGACCTGCTCCCCTTTTCCAATTTGAGTATGCCACTTTTTTTAGACTGACAGGTTGAGACCAATTTAGCCAGGGCATTTCCAGGCATTCTATCAAGAGTTTTGGGCCTCTCATGGGTCAGAGGCGCTGTCAAACCCTCAAGGGCTTCCCGTTGAATATCAATTTTTCCCTGGCTAGCACCTGCAAAGTGTAGAGCCAGGCGCTGATTCAGGAGCTTCTTCTTTAGTCTAGGATTCTTTTGAATAAGAATATCAAAGAAGCGGCTGCGCAAGAACAAGAAGCGGTTGTCGTCCGGCAGCCGGTAGCTCTACTAAGCGAAGAACCGGTAGCTGCCAGGAAGCAAACCCTGTTATTATGCACGATATTCCTTTAGTTTAGTTGCATGTTCACCCTAAGCAAGACTTTCTAATCGAATGTAATAATCAACAAATCTACATTGATTACTTGACAGGTTGAAGGAGTACAGACATCAATGGAAATATCCCCAAACTGAGGAATCCCTTTGTGCCGGGTCTTTCATCCCGTTCATAGAGGAATCCTTCCCCAAAAGGTTCGCCATTGTGATTTTCCTTGAGAAGGCCGCTTCCATAGATTAAATATCGTGAGTAAAGGGTGGATGGACAGAATAGGCAACGATTTAGAAAAGAGAGAATTCATGTTTGATAGCCATGAATGTTGTGAGATGCAGTGAGGGGAGAGATTCCTTGAGGGCTGAGATGCCTATGAGTGGGTAAGAGGCCCAGGAGAGAGTGAGAGGCTCAATCCAAATCTATCTTTATAcctatcttctatttttttcttttatttccaatCAATTCCAGTAAGCTTTGTATTCTGAAATTTCCTGATCTGTTGAAGACTGTTTGAAGAGGTGATTTAACTGCTAGACATCAGTGTATCGATCATAGTTTTCAAAGTGTCGCCTAAGTGCCACTTAGGCATCCAGGCAGAAAATCTAAGCCAAGGCAAGCTGTCGCCTTATTGCCCAAGGCGCTTTGGTTTCGGCAGCACATGCTCACCCCTGCGACTCgattcccccacccccaacaaGAAGGAAACAACAACAGAAACACTGCAGCTGCGCTGCTACCACCAGTGCCATAGCAGCAGTAGCAGCATCTTAATatgtagaagatgaagatggaaggaggaagaataagaagattGAAGAAGCAGTAGCCGTGGCAGCCACAACAATTGCCACTGACGAAGAGAAGATGCAGAGGCCAGTGCCACGCCATCATCACTaccataaaagagaaaaaaaaaaaaaaaaaagaagaagatagaggaGGCAGTGTACCTATTTAAGTTTCAACACCGCTaccactcccttcaacattgtCGCAGCCTCGTCAAAAACAGGCAGCCGCAGAGTTGCGATTCTTTCAACTTTGTGCATAGAGCACGTTTACGGGAGGAAGAGTGATATTTGGTCCACTACCTGGCCCTCCAGTCCCCGCTTCTAGAATCCATCAACATTGAGAATGCCATCAACTCCCCCATTCTTTAATATGATTCATTTatcttattttatatattaattcCCTcaaccccccctccccttttctttGGTTAGAATTTGTGACAGAATGCAACGACAATCCCCAGTCcccctttctttaataaaatatttgtttatcttattttattctattaaaattatattttattacaACCAAGAGGAACAAGAGTAAAAACTTCGTTTATAAGGCTTCTAAAGTCTTTCTAGACATTTTACGATTGATATGATAACAAATAAATGGTAGGGTATTAAGAGATCAATAACCCCCAATGATGTTCCCCAAAGCTCAAATTAAACTAAGCACAATAACCACAAAATCtggaaatcagatttggaaCCAAAACCCAAACTAGGGCAGAATGGAGGGAGACCTGCGATTGGATGTAGGGAGCTTTGATGGAGCTCCAACTCTGGTTGATTGCATGTCCCATGGGGAGGAATAAAATCCCACAATATCTCCACGTTCTGCTGGTTGAATTGGGAGATCAGGAATTTCTTGATTTCAGATctctaaattaggaaacttgTGTGATCTTCAAGAACAGATGAAAGAAGCTTCTGTTGGCCAACCTGTACTGGTCGAATATCCTTTGGAGAGGACCTGGTTTATCCTCAAAATCTCAGCCTTAATGGCCTTTAGGTTGGAAGATCTGATGTGCCTTGGTCTGTACCCAAAAATAGGAAACTCCTGAACTGCACCAATAATTGGTTGTAACAACCTAAAAACCTCTGCTGGAACTCTTCTCTTGGTCGAATGACCCCTTTGGGTAGCtgaatgaaaccccaaattagTAGCTGAACAAAACCCTGAATTAGGTGCTGTAACAGATCAGGGGTTATGGACATAAGAGGCTCGATGACCTGTCTTGAAAGACCCTACCTGTAGACTTTTGGCTGGTCCTCTGAGTCAGCAACAGCAGCAACACTTAAGTGGTTGTGTCTTGTAACAACCTTAACAATCTTTCAATGGTCTAACTAATAACAGAAAACAAacggggaaaaaagaaaatcaatggagGGTTGGAAGGAGAAGTGTTTGGGTTGGGTATCTCGCCCCTCTattttaggcatctcaccctcttAAATAACAACTTTCTCAGACAAAGAGTTAAAACTCAAATATACTTAATTCAACTTGTCTTTCATTACCATCGATGGCCTCTTTATAGGCTTTTAAAATTCATTACAAAGTTCAAtgttaaaaaaggaaacttccAACAAATAGAAATTAACTAGAAAACTATCTATCTACTCTGTCTAACAAgagacaaataaaaggaaactaagcaATCAACTAGGAAACTGATTTGTCAACAAGACAAAAGGAAACAgcaacaaaaaaggaaactaatcctAATCTACTTGGGCAACTCGATGGCAGCTGGTCTCCTCCCTTGAAGCTGCAATTCGATGGCTGCTGCACTCCTCCCTTTGAGGCATCTTTCTTCAACAATAAAGGACAACTGGAGGATCTTCTAGAAGCTTCTTTTGAGGACAGAACTGGAGGCCAACTTGCTGAGATCGATGGGGCCATAGGAAGGCCAGATCAGCATGCCACCTGGCCTGATTTGTTGGGTTGAACCAGGGCCAGATGCAGGGCAGAGCTGGATCATGATCTAGTTTTGACTGGTCAGCTCGAGCTCTCCTCTTGGCAGCTCTATCTATATCACAAATATTATGAAAATACATTAAAAATACTCAAGCGCCTAGGACACCTTGTCACCTAAGTGCTTCGCTGGCCCTCGAACGCCTTGGATCGCTTAGCTCTTTAATAACTATGGTATTGATCCTCCTATAGAGTTTGTTTTTTGTTGAAATAGCCTCTACATTATTTGGTAACAGAGCTATAAATCAGGCCTCAATGCAACAAGTACTCGAGATGTTGAGCAAACTCAATAAGCAAATGGCGCGAATGGCTGAAATGCAACGACGTGTTGGCATCCCAGAATCCTTAATAGCACTTGGAGCACCACTACGAGTAGAGATGAAATCTCTTATCAAGACAAAAGAATCTGAAGTCAAGGTTCCCATAGAATCAATTTCAGAATCATGTGTCACCGCAGAAGAACCAGCCCTTGATGTTCCTATTGTTGAAACTACCGTTGAAGAGGTCAGAGGTCAAGGATGCAAGGGAAGAAGACCCCTTGATGTTCCTATTGTTGAAGCTACCGTTGAAGAGGTCAGAGGTCAAGGATGCAAGGGGAAGAAGACTATGTGGAAATAGTGGTCCAATACAGATCCAATATCACATTTGATCATGTGGAATTCATCGTGCTGCCAGAATTTTTCAGAGAATGAGAACCTCGACTACAAGATTCCGTTCCTAGCATCAAGGAACTATCAGAATTCTACTTTGGTTTGAAGaatgtgcaaaaaaaaaaaaaaaaaaaaaaaaattattccgaGCCTTCTCAAAACTTGAGATCAAGTTTTTTTCTAAGTGGAGGGGAATTGATCCAGGACATGTCCATCGGTTAGCCTTTAAAATTGGTCCATACTTGGTCATACCTTGGACTTAATCCAGTTTGATTCTAGCTCATTAGCCATCGAACACTCCACAAAAAAATAGTTATCGGCTAGCTTAATTGGATGATTAATTATCCAGATTAATTCATGTCAAGGAAATCTAACATCCAGCATATTTTGTGGAAGATTAGCTTCagatttgagaatatttggAGACGGCATATCTTCAGACTTGAAGAGGATATTGTCCAGCTTGTCAAGCCAAAATTCTACTGACATAATACGTCAATCGGTTTTCTTTTCAGGAAGTAATTTTCCATATCGACCAGCCTTATTTGAAGAGATTTCCAGTATCGACTTCTCCAAAGATTAGCCATCGTATAGCCTGACTAAGAGAAGATATTATTCAGATTTTGGTGGGCATGGCTACTGCGTGGAGAAGCCTTTGGGGGTTATGACAGCTCGCAATCATCCTGTAATTTAGGGAATTACAGTTTCTTGCGTCGAGGTTTATTAGTAATCCAATAGTTTCTAATGTTAGGTCTCCTTGTTTGTTagctaattcttttttttttcttcttcttcttcttccaaattGTTGCCTATTCTGTCCAGCCACATACATTTACTTATAATATGTAATCAGATAGCCACGAatgctgtgagatgcagtaaGGGGAAAGATTCcttgagagggtgagatgcctatgAGTGGTTGATAGGCCTAGGAGAGAGTGAGAAGCTCAATCCAAATCTATCCCTCTacctatcttttatttttcttttatttccaatCAATTCCAGTAACCATTCTATTCTGAAATTTATTGATCTGTTGAAGACTATTTGAATAGGCAATTCAACTGCTGGACATCAGTGTATCAATCCTTCTATAGAGTTAAGAAGGGAGGGGGATGGAGAAGAGGGATATACAGCGCATAGCTCAACCTGTATTTCCAAAGTTTAATCTTTTTTAATAACCAAAGTCTTCCCAACTTCTATCACAGAACTCCTTCAACACCTAAATCCAGTCATTAAGAAATAACCCCACTTCTAAGCATAGACAGGGATCTTCCATTCAGCATCTTTTAAATACCATAGATCTTTTCCATATTCAATAAAAGTATGGAACATACATCTGTCCAGACTTCAAAAATAGACCGCACTTGGTGTAACTGCAATTAAAGATGTCTATAGCTCTCAACCACACCACAATTCCTTTCTACAAGAATAACCAGAAACTTTTTGAAATAACATGCATGACATGAAACTGTGTAAGCATATCGCTGCTAAAACATACAACCTCACGCAGCTTATAGCTCTCCAAATATTATATAGTATTCTCACGAGTGTTAAATCTCTTACACGCACACTCCTATCACAAACTTTAGcagcttatagtattttaaaaaataaatcgtACCATGTGGAATAAACAGTATGAAGGTGTTGCGAATTATGGCTTTGAGGATAGCATATCTTATGAAATCAAAGCCCATTTTATACGTTATAAAGGTTCAAGGACTAAAAGACAGAAATTAGAATAATCATTTGATGATTGACAAACCTGAAGAACCAAGCTCATAAGTATGAATGTCTATTATTGTAAAAGTACATAAGAGAACACTTATTCAATGACATGattcattatatatttatacaaaaatacATGATAAGAAAAGGGTGGCGGGAAGAAATGGAAATGAAAAGGTAAGAAATAAAACCTTTTCTCAAGGTGAGGGCCACAACAGCATCATTTTCAACCTGTAAAAAGATGGAGAAATTCCTAAGTAGCACTGTCGAATAAACAAACATTTTAGGTTCAGCCATTCTCTACAACTACAAGGAAATATTTTCACAGTAAGCAATGTCTATAATTGCGTTAATATACAAAGATTAGAACGTTCACAGaaagaacaagagaaaaaaaatgcaacGCATTAGTACCTTCTGATCTGCCAACGTCTTTGAGTCATCCAATACTTCATTTGTTGTCACCAGGATTAAACGTTGATCATTTACCGGTTGATCAATAAGTGTCTGCAATTTCTGCTTAATGTCTAGAATTGTTTCAGTTGGATCACACTGCAGAAAGTAGGTTGTCTTATCACGCTTAACACGGATATACATAGCCTGCAACAAATTTAAAGGTTTCATGGCGTTGAGATGTGCATGTacccattaaaaataaataaatgaaaaagaacgCCGAAGCATGAACATACCATTTGGAGATTTCTCTATGAATGAGAAATGAATCCGATAAACCCCAGAAGAGCTTGATACTGATGATTTTCCCCAGATGGGAAAAAATGAAAACGAAGAATCAGAAGACCATGATCACAATAAAAGACAGTAATTTCAACCGAGATTAAAGAAAAACAGATAATTCGAATTATACTAGTTGAATTGACATTTCTTCAATGAACAGCAGTTACTAAGACGACACCCATCAAACCCTAACCAAGAAAAGTACTCCCATCCTATTACTCCCCCATTACTCCTAACCTTCGCTCGAATtacaaaaccctagcttagcaGTTATCACTTTTGAGACCCTGAAACCGCTCTGAAACACTATGAAATCCTTCACCCACATTGGTACTCCAAAACAAAGAACAGAGTGATGACCAATTACTCACCTTAAGCTCTATTTCATTTATCGAAGACACAGATGACGATTCTGGAGTCCGGAAACCAAGTAAgagtgatggtgatggtgagggtgagggtggtatttatttatttatttatttatttattttctgtcatcTGCAAAGCGCTGCTGCTCGGCCTGTTGGGCCCTAGTAGAGCCAAGGGCAACCTGGCCCACCTCCTCTTACACACGACATACTCAGTCACCTGAATAagagggttgaaatcgtctgcaattccgatctcgtacaattctgtgcaataccaccttcaggcggtgaccaCTATTTAAAACGCGTTCCtatttttttaccgtttaaaaagcgttttcccgtatgctattatatAATCCGGAAAAAAacggaaacggcaaaagaatccgttttaaacgcgtatccgttttttaagggtaaaataggaattttattattattatttttttttttttttaaacctattagtaaaagtgaagagtgaagacaatatggtacttggttttttgtttttaacttccatactatctataggaaaaaaatctcatctttttatagcccattgagtaggggtgtcaacggtccgggttggtgctgTTTCGGTCAGGTTCCACCGGTTttggtgtgactttggaactgaccgaaactgacccattaaggatttatcggtttcggtccggtgtcagcttcggtgcggtttgggttcgggttggtaccggtttggatttatcaggttcatttcggtttggatcggttttttaaaccggtatggagccattaggaaacaaccaaatgttgaactgctgaacttcggtttcttaaatcgatttgtaaccgggttggttttggttttttgtctaatttggattcgactttccatacaaatgtatataaaactatgcaaattttgattttttaaatgaattttggagtgtttcggtttcttaccggtttggtttcggtttcgatccgagttttgagccggtttaggtttggtttagggtccatccggtttttggtgcggttcggtttggttttggggttgcattactcgaaaccgaaccaataaggcttcggtttggttctgtccgtgttgttatcggttcggtccggccggttttaccggttcgatttaggaattgacacccctaccattgagtaaggagaagctaactattttatcttgggactcctagagcttttggaatattagatgcatgtaaacaagtaataatctctcaaattgcatgagtatactaccgttttttttgttttatttttttgaaaactacacgtttaatactcgtaccctTCGTTTACGTCCGTTTgccgttccctttttttttacctttttttgacagtaccgttcatcgtttttatctgtttaaaacccgtaccgtac is drawn from Macadamia integrifolia cultivar HAES 741 chromosome 7, SCU_Mint_v3, whole genome shotgun sequence and contains these coding sequences:
- the LOC122083630 gene encoding uncharacterized protein LOC122083630: MAMYIRVKRDKTTYFLQCDPTETILDIKQKLQTLIDQPVNDQRLILVTTNEVLDDSKTLADQKVENDAVVALTLRKDDDDEFEDVNIVRPDDFYQSREADGGSNW